The Pristiophorus japonicus isolate sPriJap1 chromosome 2, sPriJap1.hap1, whole genome shotgun sequence DNA segment TTGATCTGTCAAGTCTGATGCCATGAGAAGCCTTGCAACTCAAATTTGATATATTCCTTTAAGGTCTCAGCATTCATATTAGAAGCTCAAGGAAGCTTATATTAGAAGTACTTGTACATAAATTACATTAGAACTACACATTTCTGTATTTTACAGATAACAAGATTTGCAAGACACACAATGTAAATGTCACATTAGTATATCAATCcatttttaaaataaaactttTTTCCTCCGAATTTTCTACATTTCTGTCTTTCGGCTACCTCAATCAAGTCACCATATGCAGGCCTAGGCGGTGAGTGTTGACAAACTGTTGTACCACATGAGGCATCACAGTACCGACAGACAGTGCAGGGAACCTTGGCTGGTTTTCCCCTCCTTTACCTGGAGAGCAGAAGCCAATTGTAGTGTCCCGACTACTGCCTTGGCGAACATGAGCTAACCTAGCGCAAACTGGAGATCCTCCTGTTCGGCGAGACTCAGCCATTTACCGGTGTCAACCAGCTGAGCAATTGGGGGAAGTCTCCAATAAAAAAATACTTAATTCCCACATGATTAACTGGAGATGGAAACAGGAAATCAGTTGAGGAATATCTGGAAAAGGAACTATGAGGAGGAAATTAAAATGATTCCTTTAACTGAGGCAAGGTATACAAGGTTAATGCTGTTCCTCAACCTACAAAATTAATACCAGACAATACCAGAAAATTTACCCTTTTCTATCCTGTACTGTCCCATTGCTTGAGTAAAAGTAAGATTTTAGCCGATATTTGGTGAGGTGTATCCCAATACATTGTTCAGTCATATTTCCTCTCGTGGCCTGTGATTGAACTTGGCAGATCCAGTCAGTTGATTGTACTGTGGCTGTCTCCAGGATACCAGAAACATTCAGCAGCAAACAATCAAGTTCATCTTCAACAGTAACATTCCACCTCGGCCTTCGGTTCAGATTCCAGCCTAACTTTAGTCTCATCTACCTGGAGCTGGCTAAGCATCATGGGCTTGTGGTTCTTCAGTTTATGAGCCAAAGTCAGGAATATGGCTTCCACGTGATCATTGTCGTTTGGGTTCTTAGCAGAGGTCTCAAATAGGGGCATGCTTTGAGTATCGGCAAATTTCTGAGCCAGATTCGTTCTAACTTGGGTGGCGTCCTTCAGGTCGCACTTATTCCCCACCAGGATGCGTGGGACTTCCCCACCAAGTGAGTGCTGTTTGCATTCTTCAATCCAGGCTGGGAGGCTCTGGAAACTCACGGGGTTGGTCATGTCATATACGAAGACAACGGCATGGACATTCCTATAATAGTGCTGCACCATGCTCTTCCGAAAGCGTTCCTGGCCAGCTGTGTCCCATAGCTGAATCTAAAGTGATAAAAACAAAGAGTTTATTTTTGCATCAACCAGAAAACCTTTAACAAAGTAAAGATGTTTGATTttaatccccacccccacccctctcctcaagGCACTCATTTTTGTTGCGGCATGATTCCACAGTGATTATTATTTCTGTGTAAGCAAGCAATCCAAGTGTGAGCAGCATCACAGCCAAACTTATTCCCATTCTCAGCCATGGTCTACATATGTACACTTTCCAGCAGGGTTCATTTTCCTCCTTTTTTTCTGTAAATTGTCTACATTTCACAGTCTTTCAGCTACCAACTGGGGTCATAGATTCAAAAATCATTGACAAaatatctagaggggagatgaggagaatttttttcactgagttgtcgggatctggaacgctctacctgaaaaggtggcggaggccgattccataaataatttttaaaGGGGAATTGGACAGTTACTCGAGGATGAGGAagttacagggttatggacaaaaagcgaGGATTTGGGACCAAACATGACTGCTGTAAGAGCCAGCAGAGGCACAActagccgaatggcggcctcctgtgctgtaagtttctatgattctttgagatGTTTGATATTTAGTCACCTTTACTACCAGTGAATTATTCCAACCGATCCAAAATAGGTCTGATTTAAAACATTCTAGAGTCATCGATTACCTCCTGCAAAACAATGGAATCTAACTGTAATTGAGCTTTTTGCCAAGATATTTTTCTGCatcaatacaggtacaacgtcccgaatccagaactctgaaaaccggaattgtccgaaaaccggacatttttcgcATCGTGGATAAAGTCGTCTGGAATCAttctccaaaaaccggacattttgagccaagatggcgacatcggacAGCGAGGGACGAGGGAAAAAAGCGCAGCACCTGGGAGGGGGCGAAGAATCAGAGCGGTAGGAATGTAGGATGTAGAGATGAACGAGTGATGAAAAGTCAGCACCTCACTCACCCTGTGTGGCACCCCGCCAACAATCCGCACTCACACACGGACCCGCTCATCGACGACCAGCCACCGGGGCTCACTGACCCTACCTGGAGGAGTTGAGCCATCACTGAGGTCGAGAATCTTTCCCCTCGGCTCCGGATAGCCCTGAGCACCAGTGCGAGCGGCAAGGTCCAAAATCTGGCAAAATCCAAAATCTGGCACAGATTAGgtcaaggattccagatttcagacttgattttcttgtctgagatCCAGAAAAAACAAAAAACCGGAACAGATTtagttgaggattccggatttcagacttattttgtccgaaatccggaaaaaaacaaaatccggcacggactcggtcccgaggattccgaacATTGTACCTGTAATTACTTTCTATATTAAATGGCATTACTGACTCATTCATGTGGCTATATTGCTCACAATAGGCCCTTAATGCATTAATAAATGTAATCCTGTTGTAGCCACTCATAAAAATGGGTCTGAAAATTTTTTTAAGTACCTGACTACCCTCGTGTTGTATTACTTAATCCTAGCCCCTCTCATACTCCTAAAATACATAATTTACTTGCTATTTCTATATTTAGGTGACTCATCACAGACTTAGCAACAAGCTCAACAAATGTAGAAACAACTTGGGAGTGGGCACAATTAGTAGGGTTAGAGCTAACTGTGCCACGATTATGAATCTTTTACAGTCTACAAAGCTGGAGTGAAAAGCCCTTGCAACCTACACTTAAAGAAGGTTGGGATAGCCTCTAGCAAATAGTTTCTTTTCAGAGAGCAAAGAAATGGTAAATCACAGCAGCTACAACTGACCATGATATCCAAGTGTGCTGAGGCAGATAGGGTGAACTGAGAAGAATGGCAAATAGAATTCATCATCCATCTGATACCCAGGAGATTAAGGGGTTTCTTTTGAGATTGCATGGGGGAGAAAAAGCAGATTCCCAAGAAGTATGGAAGCATTGGAAATTGAATGTGCATGGTTCCCTTCTACAgcacctggtctccaatcgtcttggatccccttgccatcggaccaagactttgctctgccaagttcgtgtggtagctggtgtgcaacggccaccccacattaaaagaattcccgcacaggcatcttccaccctttaaaatgaagttcgggatctggaacttcaggcatcagtcaccttcgaactcattttagtgtggaagcaagtcatcctcaactccaggggactgcccAAGACCGACAGCACCAAAATCAAAATGGTGACCCTGACCAGAAACCTGAAGTTAAGACATGGCAAATTTATATCCAGCAAAGTTTTCTATTAACAGAGGAACAGCAGTAAGCCATTCAACCACTCAAGCCCGTTCtgcaattcaattagatcacggctgatatgTAACCCAACTCCAATTACCTTCCTTTGATCCAAATACCTTGATACCATTAccaaacaaaaagctatcaatctcaggcttgaaaatttcaattggcccAGAACCCTCACTGTTATTTTCATAATCCTTACCAGTGATATTTCAAAGCAGTACAAATGCTCAagatcacacaaacactcacaccctTGCTCACACACTGTACTGGACATCCCAAGGGAAAAAGGAAAACTAACAGCAGAAAAAATTCCAATCATGTAAAGAGGCACAAATACAAAGCAGCCCAATAACAAAATGCTGGAGGCGATGCAGTATTGTTGATGTCCGTTGAAGGATGGGTATAGGTTTGAGACCTACTTCACTCACTTGCATCATTCACAGAGGGTGCAGGTTAACGGAAACATTTGGAGGAAAAGTCATGGTTACGCAATTTCTGCAGTCTCCTGATGGCTCATTACATTGGCCATTGGCAGCAACCTCAAGGTTTTGAACCAGTCTAGCGTTAGGCATGATCAAACAGGCCTTTGACTCACTATAGTCTCCAGCTACTAATATTGTATCCTTCCTGCATTCCTTCTTCTGCCTGGAAAAATGGACAGTGTGCTGCAGCATGAAAAATCTGATTGTGAAGTTGAATGTTTCCCCAACAAATGGATTTTTCAAAAAATGGAACCGCGAGCATGGGTGAAACAAACCAGTCACAAGCACATGAAATCAGCAGCAAACATTTTGTATTTGTGCCTACACGGTTGAGGATTTGTTTCATGCACGTACATTAAAAAGGAAAATACCCAATCTGATTCTGGGCTGGACAAAAGATATTCATCCTAAATACCCTGAGCCCAGGATGTGCTCTGACCCTCCCTAATACATCAGTCCTTGAAAACAACATACAATGCAAAACAAAAAGGGGAGATAAACTGAAAACCTTCAGAAAAATAAAAAGATTGCTTTATAGTCTATCCCCTTACACATGCAGTACTGCGTACAATAAAGTACATCTTTATTTGATTTAACTGGTGACAGAGCTCCATAATTCACATTCACTGTGCCCCTGTGTATGTGGGTCTTGAATAAAAGCATGTATCACCATCACTGCAATATTTATTTTACTAGAAATTATGTCACAGTGGATGACTGCATGTCTTCTGGGCCAAATGTGGAGTTGAAAACTGCTAAGATATTATAGATGTTAGCTCACGACTTTAGGATTTTTTTCTCTCCATGAGCATGCAGGGtaggataaggaaataaagggacgCTTTTGCCCGATACCAACAgctcaatactacagaaagcctagaggagtacagaaagtgcaggggtgaaattaaaaatgaaattagaaagcaaagagggcatgaaataatattggcaagtaaaatcaaggggaCGTTttgtaaatacataaagagcaaggggataactaaggaaagagtatggCCGATTGGAgatcaaaaaggtaacctgtgtgtagaGGTGGAAGATGTgattatggttcttaatgaaactttgcatctgtcttcacagaagagagtgATGAtgtagacattgtagttaaggaagaAGTATGTGATattttagatgagataaacatagaaaGGAAGTAGTAAAGGGTTTGGCATCTTTGAAAGTATATAAAttgccaggcccggatgaaatgtatcccagactgttgatAGAAGCAAGGGAGAAAATATCAGCGGCATTgatcattattttccaatcctcccgggctgcaggagtggtgccagaggactggaggaggactgctaacattgtgccattgtttaaaatgggagaaagggataaaccaagtaattacaggccagtcagcctaacctcgatgatGGGAaagttggaaaaaattctgaggacagGATAAATCGTCATTTAAAAGTCATGGAttaaatcaagaacagtcagcatggatttgttatgggaaggttgtgtctgaccaaCTTTACTGAATTTTCTTTTGAGGCggcttgatgaaggtagtgcatttgatgtagtctatggtTTTTGGCAAAgcgtttgacaaggtcacacatggCAGGTTGATTAAAAACGTagaagtccatgggatccaagggaaagtgacaaattggatccaaaattggctcagtggcaggaagcaaagggtaatagtcgatgggtgtttgtgactggaaggttgtttccagtcgggttccgcagggcttagtactaggtcccttgcttttcatggtatatatcaatgacttaaacttcaatgtagggggcatgattaagaagtttgcagatgatacaaaaattggctgtgtggttgatagtgaggaagaaatctgtagactgcaggaagatatcaatggattggtcaggtgagcaggaaagtggcaaatggaattcaatctggagaagagtGAGATATTGCATTTGGGAAggattaacaaggcaagggaatacacaataaatgggaggatactgagaaatgcagaggaccagagggagcttggagtgcatgtacacagattcctgaaggtagcagtacagatagataaggtggtcaagaaggtATACAGGATACTTACCTTTAtcagctgaggcacagaatacaagcgcAGAGAGATGATGCTAGAATTACATAAAACacgagttagaccacagctagagtactgtgtacagttctggtcaccactttataggaaagatgtgattgcactagagtgggtacagcGGAGGTTTAcgaggagaattttagttatggggaaagattggataggctgtggttgttttctttggaacagaggaggcggaggggagacttaattgaaatgtataaaaaaATTGAGGGGCTTAGACAGTGTGGATAGGAatcacctatttcccttagcagagtggttaaTAACCAATGGtcacagatttaatgtaattggtagtcGGATTAAAAGGGGAGTTGGAgagatttttttcacccagagggcggtgggggtctggatggtagaagcagaaaccctcatcacatcaaataaatacttggatatgcacttgaagtgccttaacctacaagagccggaaagtgggattaggctggagagctcttttctgatcagcgcagacacgatgggccaaatagcctacttctgtgccataaatttctatgattctatttgctAAATTGGATATTGAACCAATTACCTGTACTTACATATTCAGGAGAAAAATATGTTCCTTCAGCTCAACCTTTGATTCCCTTACTCCAACAAAACAATCACCATTTCTCCCATCCATaggatacataggattacataagacatacgacacagaaacaggctttCGGCCAAACCAGTCCGCGTTTAAGCTCCACtcggcctcctcccgtctttcctcatttaaatctcagcataaccctctattcccttctccctcatacgcttgtctagccttccctacTCCCTGcttcaaccactacctgtggtagcaagttccacattctcaccactctttgggtaaagaattttcttctgaattccctattggatttcttgggtgactatcttatattgatgatccCTAAttacgctcttccccacaagtggaaacattctctctgtatccactctatcaaaaccttttatatttttaaagtcctctattaggtcatccctcagccttccttttttttttaaaaagagaaaaaagacccagcctgttcatcctttcctgatatgtataccatcgcatttctggtatcatccttgtaaatcttctctgcactctctccagtgcctacatatcctttttataatatggcgaccagaactgtatacagtactccaagtgtgatctaaccaaggttcgatacaggtttagcataatttccctacgTTTCAATTCtaaacctctagaaataaaccctaatgcttggtttgttttttttaatttaaaaaaatggccttgctaacctgtgtcgcaactttgtgatttgtactccaagatccctttgtttctctacctcacctagactcgcacccgctgagtaataagtgacctccctattcttcctaccaaatataATCTCATATttatgtgttgaacttaatttgccaattatatgcccattctgcaagtttattaatgtcctcctgtaatttgttgcagtcctcctcagtattgactatcggccCTAATTTggggtcatccgcaaatttagaaattgtgtttttgattccaaagtctaaatcgttaatataaaatgGTGA contains these protein-coding regions:
- the rab33ba gene encoding RAB33B, member RAS oncogene family a, which gives rise to MSSGEGEELAAKEPLSTELRAPTAGSLLFNAPPRSRIYKIIVIGDSGVGKTCLTYRFCAGKFPDKTEATIGVDFREKTVEIDGEKIKIQLWDTAGQERFRKSMVQHYYRNVHAVVFVYDMTNPVSFQSLPAWIEECKQHSLGGEVPRILVGNKCDLKDATQVRTNLAQKFADTQSMPLFETSAKNPNDNDHVEAIFLTLAHKLKNHKPMMLSQLQVDETKVRLESEPKAEVECYC